One Panicum virgatum strain AP13 chromosome 3N, P.virgatum_v5, whole genome shotgun sequence DNA segment encodes these proteins:
- the LOC120667923 gene encoding uncharacterized protein LOC120667923, protein MSMCLDTFDGSGTPTDAADWLRKMEKIMAACRMTAEEMVLFIPHQLTGQADIWWVGVCDAWTPARRAITWEVFLAQFRAKYYPDSFRDKMNDALNHIEQEHKTADEYERDFSNIVRFVPSVASDEREKAQKFFIGLNARYREVMGRNPPTTYITTVEEARGMETQFQLTMLQ, encoded by the coding sequence atgtctatgtgcttggatACATTTGATGGCTCAGGAACGCCTACTGATGCTGCTGATTGGCTGCGCAAGATGGAGAAGATCATGGCTGCATGTAGGATGACTGCTGAGGAGATGGTCCTGTTTATTCCTCACCAGTTGACGGGCCAGGCTGATATTTGGTGGGTAGGAGTATGTGATGCATGGACTCCTGCTCGACGTGCTATCACTTGGGAGGTTTTCTTGGCACAGTTCAGGGCTAAGTATTATCCTGACTCCTTTAGGGACAAGATGAATGATGCATTGAACCACATTGAGCAGGAGCACAAGACAGCGGATGAGTATGAGAGGGATTTCAGCAATATTGTTCGCTTTGTGCCTAGTGTGGCAAGTGACGAGCGTGAGAAGGCTCAGAAGTTCTTCATAGGACTTAATGCTCGATACAGGGAGGTGATGGGAAGAAATCCTCCTACCACTTATATCACAACAGTTGAGGAGGCTAGGGGTATGGAGACTCAGTTTCAGCTTACGATGCTCCAGTAG
- the LOC120666276 gene encoding ureide permease 4-like isoform X2: protein MYLVKDISGAIGLMVVALVLLGTWPVVLAVLERRGRQPQHTFLDFSVTNFLAAVLIALTFGQIGPDTPATPNFLTQLTHFQNNWPSVLFATAGGVTLSLGTLATQYGWAFVGLSVTEVMASSLKVVIGTTLNYFLDGRINKAEILFPGVGCFLIAAILGSLVHSSNAADNQEKLAKSLANYSKNTSTYEDLTEQFLEKEGPKDLEEAKVDAPEDTHKLENVEAGTAEFLVHLEEKRSIKVLGSHTLLGLGIVVFAGVFYALFTPAFNLATNDQWHTLPAGVPHLVVYTAFFYFSLACFAVSVGLNVWFLYRPMVGVPRSTVAAYLRDGEGRWLALLAGLVCGLGNAFTFMAGQAADSVQALPLVSTFWGVVLFGEYRRSSRRTYTLLASMLLMFAVAMVVLMASSNHRRPPL from the exons ATGTACCTGGTGAAGGACATTAGCGGCGCCATCGGCCTGATGGTGGTGGCGCTGGTGCTCCTGGGCACCTGGCCGGTGGTCCTGGCCGTGCTGGAACGCCGAGGCCGGCAGCCGCAGCACACCTTCCTGGACTTCTCCGTCACCaacttcctcgccgccgtgctcatCGCCCTCACCTTCGGCCAGATCGGCCCCGACACGCCGGCGACGCCCAACTTCCTCACCCAGCTCACTCACTTTCAG AATAACTGGCCTTCAGTCTTGTtcgcgacggccggcggcgtcacCCTCAGCCTCGGCACGTTGGCCACGCAGTACGGCTGGGCGTTCGTGGGTCTGTCGGTCACCGAGGTCATGGCGTCGAGCCTCAAGGTTGTCATAG GGacaactctgaactactttctcGACGGTCGGATCAATAAGGCCGAGATCCTGTTCCCCGGTGTCGGGTGCTTTCTGATCGCGGCGATCCTCGGGTCACTCGTCCACTCCTCCAATGCTGCCGACAACCAGGAGAAGCTGGCAAAGTCCCTGGCCAATTACAGCAAAAACACTAG TACATATGAGGATCTCACGGAACAATTCCTTGAGAAAG AGGGACCAAAGGACCTTGAAGAAGCAAAGGTGGATGCACCAGAGGATACACACAAACTGGAGAACGTAGAGGCCGGAACTGCAGAGTTCCTGGTTCATCTCGAGGAGAAGAGGTCAATCAAA GTGCTGGGCTCCCACACGCTACTGGGCCTCGGCATCGTCGTCTTCGCGGGCGTCTTCTACGCCCTCTTCACGCCGGCGTTCAACCTGGCCACCAACGACCAGTGGCACACGCTCCCCGCCGGCGTGCCGCACCTGGTGGTGTACACGGCCTTCTTCTACTTCTCGCTCGCCTGCTTCGCCGTCAGCGTGGGCCTCAACGTGTGGTTCCTCTACCGCCCCATGGTCGGCGTGCCGAGGTCCACGGTGGCGGCGTACctccgcgacggcgagggcagGTGGCTGGCGCTGCTGGCCGGGCTGGTGTGCGGGCTCGGGAACGCCTTCACGTTCATGGCCGGGCAGGCGGCGGACTCCGTGCAGGCGCTGCCGCTGGTGAGCACGTTCTGGGGCGTGGTGCTGTTCGGCGAGTACCGGCGGTCGTCGCGGCGGACGTACACGCTGCTGGCGAGCATGCTGCTCATGTTCGCCGTCGCCATGGTCGTGCTCATGGCCTCCTCCAACcaccggaggccgccgctctgA
- the LOC120666276 gene encoding ureide permease 4-like isoform X1, whose protein sequence is MYLVKDISGAIGLMVVALVLLGTWPVVLAVLERRGRQPQHTFLDFSVTNFLAAVLIALTFGQIGPDTPATPNFLTQLTHFQNNWPSVLFATAGGVTLSLGTLATQYGWAFVGLSVTEVMASSLKVVIGTTLNYFLDGRINKAEILFPGVGCFLIAAILGSLVHSSNAADNQEKLAKSLANYSKNTRNSTYEDLTEQFLEKEGPKDLEEAKVDAPEDTHKLENVEAGTAEFLVHLEEKRSIKVLGSHTLLGLGIVVFAGVFYALFTPAFNLATNDQWHTLPAGVPHLVVYTAFFYFSLACFAVSVGLNVWFLYRPMVGVPRSTVAAYLRDGEGRWLALLAGLVCGLGNAFTFMAGQAADSVQALPLVSTFWGVVLFGEYRRSSRRTYTLLASMLLMFAVAMVVLMASSNHRRPPL, encoded by the exons ATGTACCTGGTGAAGGACATTAGCGGCGCCATCGGCCTGATGGTGGTGGCGCTGGTGCTCCTGGGCACCTGGCCGGTGGTCCTGGCCGTGCTGGAACGCCGAGGCCGGCAGCCGCAGCACACCTTCCTGGACTTCTCCGTCACCaacttcctcgccgccgtgctcatCGCCCTCACCTTCGGCCAGATCGGCCCCGACACGCCGGCGACGCCCAACTTCCTCACCCAGCTCACTCACTTTCAG AATAACTGGCCTTCAGTCTTGTtcgcgacggccggcggcgtcacCCTCAGCCTCGGCACGTTGGCCACGCAGTACGGCTGGGCGTTCGTGGGTCTGTCGGTCACCGAGGTCATGGCGTCGAGCCTCAAGGTTGTCATAG GGacaactctgaactactttctcGACGGTCGGATCAATAAGGCCGAGATCCTGTTCCCCGGTGTCGGGTGCTTTCTGATCGCGGCGATCCTCGGGTCACTCGTCCACTCCTCCAATGCTGCCGACAACCAGGAGAAGCTGGCAAAGTCCCTGGCCAATTACAGCAAAAACACTAG GAACAGTACATATGAGGATCTCACGGAACAATTCCTTGAGAAAG AGGGACCAAAGGACCTTGAAGAAGCAAAGGTGGATGCACCAGAGGATACACACAAACTGGAGAACGTAGAGGCCGGAACTGCAGAGTTCCTGGTTCATCTCGAGGAGAAGAGGTCAATCAAA GTGCTGGGCTCCCACACGCTACTGGGCCTCGGCATCGTCGTCTTCGCGGGCGTCTTCTACGCCCTCTTCACGCCGGCGTTCAACCTGGCCACCAACGACCAGTGGCACACGCTCCCCGCCGGCGTGCCGCACCTGGTGGTGTACACGGCCTTCTTCTACTTCTCGCTCGCCTGCTTCGCCGTCAGCGTGGGCCTCAACGTGTGGTTCCTCTACCGCCCCATGGTCGGCGTGCCGAGGTCCACGGTGGCGGCGTACctccgcgacggcgagggcagGTGGCTGGCGCTGCTGGCCGGGCTGGTGTGCGGGCTCGGGAACGCCTTCACGTTCATGGCCGGGCAGGCGGCGGACTCCGTGCAGGCGCTGCCGCTGGTGAGCACGTTCTGGGGCGTGGTGCTGTTCGGCGAGTACCGGCGGTCGTCGCGGCGGACGTACACGCTGCTGGCGAGCATGCTGCTCATGTTCGCCGTCGCCATGGTCGTGCTCATGGCCTCCTCCAACcaccggaggccgccgctctgA